One genomic window of Plasmodium coatneyi strain Hackeri chromosome 12, complete sequence includes the following:
- a CDS encoding Cyclophilin has protein sequence MSDDNATEVLYVGGIDETIDEKSLYDIFSSFGDVRNIEVPINFVTKKNRGFAFVEYVEKDDAKHALYNMNNFELNGKRIYVNYSRNKKMEQYKPVWIDDLYNQEKMKQMEEGNSNQVENVEKDPPDE, from the exons atGAGTGATGATAACGCAACTGAGGTGTTGTATGTAGGCGGAATTGATGAGACAATAGACGAAAAGAGTTTGtatgacattttttcttcctttggtGATGTAAGAAATATCGAGGTGCCTATAAATTTCGTTACAA aaaaaaatcgaGGATTCGCATTCGTGGAGTATGTGGAAAAGGATGATGCGAAGCATGCCCTATACAACATGAATAATTTCGAATTAAATGGAAAGAGAATTTATGTCAACTATTCCAGAAATAAGAAAATGGAACAGTATAAGCCGG tTTGGATAGACGATTTGTATAACCAGGAAAAGATGAAACAAATGGAGGAGGGAAATTCAAAC CAAGTGGAAAACGTAGAAAAGGACCCCCCAGATGAATAA
- a CDS encoding Dihydrolipoamide succinyltransferase — protein MTQNLVLRLNKPLFYNAKGIGRILNLECKQSVKCHSKFKRCFSIETIKVPRLGDSITEGTISEWKKKVGDYVKVDETITIIDTDKVSVDINSQFSGELSNIFAEAGEIVMVDAPLCEIDTSVEAPAHISEGKKGIAQSKAEKESEENGSEEENDEKDHNSAHKESERRISEENNGKMLYESVSERTETRVRMLPIRKRIAERLKESQNTCALLTTFNECDMSKVIVLRSELKDIFQKKYGCKLGFVSLFMHASTLALKKMPQVNAYIDNDEIVYRNYIDISVAVATPNGLTVPIIRDCQNKKLSELELALSELATKARNNKLSLDDFTGGTFTISNGGVFGSMLSTPIVNMPQSAILGMHTIKDRAVVVNNEIVIRPIMYLALTYDHRLLDGRDAVQFLSAIKDYIENPNLMLID, from the exons ATGACACAGAACCTTGTGCTTCGATTGAAT AAACCCCTGTTTTATAACGCAAAAGGGATTGGTAGGATCCTCAACCTGGAGTGCAAGCAATCCGTAAAATGCCATTCCAAATTTAAAAGATGCTTCTCCATAG AGACGATAAAAGTACCCAGGCTTGGAGATTCCATTACGGAGGGTACAATAAgtgaatggaagaaaaaagtgggtGATTATGTTAAGGTGGATGAAACGATAACAATTATCGACACGGACAAAGTAAGTGTAGACATAAACTCCCAATTCAGTGGGGAGCTTTCAAACATATTTGCAGAAGCGGGAGAAATCGTTATGGTCGATGCGCCCCTATGCGAAATAGACACTTCAGTGGAGGCACCTGCTCACATatcagaagggaagaaaggaatagcACAAAGCAAAGCTGAGAAAGAgagtgaagaaaatggaagCGAAGAAGAGAATGATGAAAAGGACCATAATAGCGCGCACAAAGAAAGCGAAAGAAGAataagtgaagaaaataacgGAAAAATGCTATACGAATCCGTCAGTGAAAGAACCGAAACTAGAGTGCGCATGTTGCCAATAAGAAAACGAATTGCCGAAAGGCTGAAAGAATCGCAAAACACGTGTGCCTTACTAACCACATTTAACGAGTGCGATATGAGCAAAGTGATAGTCCTACGCAGTGAGTTAAAAGACATCTTTCAAAAGAAGTATGGATGCAAATTAGGCTTCGTGTCCCTCTTCATGCATGCGTCAACCTTAgctctaaaaaaaatgccacaaGTAAATGCATACATCGATAACGATGAAATTGTGTACAGAAATTATATTGACATATCCGTAGCAGTGGCCACACCTAACGGATTAACAGTTCCAATTATTCGAGAttgtcaaaataaaaaattatcagAACTTGAACTAGCTCTATCCGAGTTAGCTACGAAAGCGAGAAACAACAAATTGTCGTTAGACGATTTCACGGGTGGTACTTTTACCATTTCGAATGGAGGCGTTTTTGGTAGCATGTTAAGCACACCTATTGTGAACATGCCGCAGTCAGCTATACTGGGTATGCACACAATAAAAGATAGAGCCGTAGTGGTAAACAATGAAATTGTCATTAGGCCTATCATGTATTTAGCCCTAACTTATGACCACAGATTACTGGATGGAAGAGATGCCGTGCAATTTTTAAGCGCAATAAAGGACTATATAGAAAACCCCAACCTTATGCTGATTGATTGA
- a CDS encoding Serine/threonine protein kinase, which produces MMKFTSFMKKIFIFKVIISVLNKYVKREARDFSFFIYSLKIKGSQNANFNNGDEYRGDTNSGGGGRENVNGSVTNAEGDNTSSTTATTDGSAAGSDISIISSANKIMNISQLNETISNFFSNALAEAIRNIQDKEKHQDDQKKEDEKVKNKRIPIVHTSIDDIKRFSHVKGKLKLIYVRSFYDNDGDDNKNLKELYEAKFQFYKDKVIYVTTFALVKNSLTNHVNQTEKWFNASMKLLQKNYYNISVRCSPIMETSYGTISFSAEELKRFEALRKALKKRVNITHDNLFYNLDTFQSAKRKYLQQINYSSVDPNFMSSVDAKDGNPNVKDASILEEDLLNSLGPFDRMKYVSHRRVKNSHKILCSLEKDFKKVEDRFMVYNLIRDNIIESEETTDVIIFETSNNGIFTYDAKHSKEITLLSKNFEIEIMMDSNAFLNEHDKYFYLNKYNPVHLELQNKGIIKYDFIYAWLSSYFIDSHKYKFFYPSFYMSKQYDNFDNGLYGVNFYTPQNYSFFERVQSSYAHLDSGKGETDSDVPHKKVSQGIPTKIIRNDNNFSFFELKTTLHNENVGKGSSGNIPGYNSNNGMEGGSKEGNFAYGADMNSNHMGSKGPEKEGGKEKNAHDPSNAPLYPPGNKQGANNRDSNMNAQTDKRGNDVTHKNGNVKDAKGKKGAKNEPSTSDTGSSYLGSVFGYVMKIKNIIYGDEEDASTSDSSHKTSDKRQNSKVSQQSKNTNRNPIFSSFTPDNEIVPSKKPSKEDTQKVKATNISEENVPPVEDQAKKESPSMEEPKKHSKEPTTDQPIQPVPTMQHENDQPKPKELSVEGVSNVATDQAAMSGYASTPEEHPPTAYPFFLVQEPIPAQTAEPATQNTFDRKYGEDIGEQLERKSNEYSDQNPEESNEKKYDKNGEDYFEKKTEEHFENKEEESFEKKMETQVEEVVSHKIYEDPSDKKTEDMSKLYEEHKYDSLIPFLHKIFHDKTLLSDKFLNSDNYDKDDSDKSSVERSSSDDSNEDSSSLYHRFSSLRQSSKRFAGNYTDTDNILVGENVDENLKDKIYEQHENFPIYEEILRRHPSRIIVGLLQEGAQNMFILDWLYGDNILCVLRSRLYKELYYNMVRKNYFTVLNKFKFGRDKELTILSSDQNGVTLSADFYPHFSAIKLFFNDKNSDNFENELKSYLLIIHYLLNSDSSPCKDYKNVKYFYTRDTFNVAHLNFLSDKLLALLSECALEIMNWDIPTGIIRKNENEINRTIFSRALKNVSRSVHHYAFKYRMINGKDAVKFAMSNNTMMEDDYNVKYDFFLNVTSRLFYLHAVGLVHGNIKADNFFIQESEEDDKHVKVTLSTFNDTVEEGGYGNFKGSAIYAAPEKLKSYFNTIAYNLKSDAFAMGLSLATIFTKKNFVLQKVERKLTYPTDKYILSLIKRNPMVLLWIKSVNPFLRKRLSIFKFRSYLKVSVQELERRLSEKSVYKWFNDKFKFINYEEEDNLHALFTKAEGKNLSGLSNNSSKMKTEEQHNDLDTCFFRYTHASNTEKEGDTHFLRDSYSFDMFMGESSSSDEKEGFSFYQFPIVIKRRGASTRAREHNDDKNDGSSDGSSEGSTDGSSEGTSDGSGKFTSGGKTVQRRKSYFSSISKHDFGESSSETNRKFWKGKKSDKENIYKIPFGKYFQHEVDYSSLDAHNRKNYINACYHFKNGLVGTAMKTLSIEREAYRADLFDMYLLNKEKLTYLEDKDDNVKNLMSILQGFSSPDCKVILNERIYDKWYSVRKMVLLKALLFYGYFSLHERLSYEFKLYELQNFPLKEDNSDTFETVVKRCMERAHFNEFSNLLLAQYLYDNYHEGNQYTSIFINFYAVNKTVYNIDTNGVTNLMRRYIKQSLSKIDFKTADNFLHYMKRKELHRDIDVIELAPVKMDKSNYLDLYEHNVPLINSFVIKIDKFVIKDMNINLAVLLNNTFWGMKNKCKCVNYTHLHVRSRRSNLPQGNISGKQMIDLHKPVGTLLREIIPNSFEMENNPNDLLSWRNFKPSNIHLDVVLRNSLHLIDRSTLIACSKRLSKVAPIYSPNITSSDKSEMMNIKVGLGSSKYFYLSFNISLLRSKEISLKDLIYFIHKNYKSQLDKNVTYSNVGGKNRRGIFNCLAVSEQNTFFYNNVTGNLIKETSLNRVISALYNVDLMEPSYIIKAALNYYNNRGKNSVLLSLVTLCNSVRERRKGTNGRKSEFVLEPSAGVYSDGVERTGNGEQVELERTDAERINGEHQHDETTVLKQTTDESTYVEPQHSEPTTGEHAQEEITNVGPPNDEHRHDVPPVVLSPNESSFLQRKKNVIKTIDKDGAYHYATVECLHFLHKKVINFFHDSNVTNAFDQIAIPSEYKYINKRKQLKNGNFQYSTKTINFNIISNVMNLQRYEKELYTLADFMNLIIQWLVEQGPFDIKNKCNFLSCSNHRSQFGMVLSITTEKGVKHVLYKNDEGLMKFLFYDILKDHQSRRYSPELIASAIKLYNLKVTFFLRHEIGGIFPDLQSLVNPLEEMTPLPPFTDCLKQLKGKNVTLYGDEANQGMYVSFILEFVNKNIMYRMSKNTFNKIIYYFNDQEVSKNEQSNLQKHVLSSIPEIEDKFRHVFLRELSYYVNIPTELKKGNKSFSVTMNAKFYEILRQKCNMPERNCFYDVEEVLSNVNGTFTEPVFFVKNVMNFFLRRKIRAVLSRIKHTIVS; this is translated from the exons ATGATGAAATTTACTTCttttatgaagaaaatttttatctttaaaGTAATCATTTCTGTTTTGAATAAGtatgtaaaaagggaagcccgtgatttttccttttttatatattcgttaaaaataaaaggttcTCAAAATGCAAATTTTAACAACGGCGATGAATACAGGGGAGACACGAATAGCGGTGGTGGGGGGAGAGAAAACGTGAATGGGTCTGTTACAAACGCTGAAGGGGATAATACGAGCAGCACTACCGCTACTACTGACGGTAGTGCTGCTGGAAGCGACATCTCTATCATCAGCAGTGCCAACAAAATAATGAACATAAGCCAGCTAAATGAAACCATCTCcaactttttttcaaacGCTCTGGCGGAAGCAATTAGAAACATACAGGATAAAGAAAAACACCAAGATGaccagaaaaaggaagatgaaaaggtgaaaaataaaagaataccAATAGTACATACCTCCATCGATGATATTAAAAGATTTTCCCAtgtgaagggaaaattgAAATTGATCTACGTCAGATCGTTCTACGATAATGATGGTGATGATAATAAGAATCTGAAAGAGTTATATGAGGCAAAGTTCCAATTTTACAAAGACAAAGTAATTTATGTTACGACCTTTGCTTTGGTAAAAAATTCCCTAACGAACCATGTTAaccaaacagaaaaatggttCAATGCTTCGATGAAGcttctacaaaaaaattattataatatatcCGTAAGGTGTAGTCCCATAATGGAAACATCCTATGGAACCATTTCATTTAGCGCTGAGGAACTCAAGCGGTTTGAAGCATTAAGAAAGGCactgaaaaaaagggtaaacaTAACACATGATAATCTTTTTTACAACTTGGATACATTTCAGAGTGCCAAGAGGAAATACCTCCAGCAGATCAATTACAGTTCTGTGGATCCCAATTTTATGAGCAGTGTAGATGCAAAGGATGGCAATCCAAATGTTAAGGATGCTTCCATTCTAGAGGAGGATCTTCTGAACAGTTTAGGTCCTTTCGACAGAATGAAGTATGTATCCCACAGGAGAGTCAAAAATAGTCATAAGATACTGTGTAGCCTTGAGAAAGACT TTAAGAAGGTAGAAGACCGATTCATGGTGTACAATTTGATACGAGACAACATAATCGAATCGGAAGAAACCACCGACGTGATCATTTTTGAGACCAGTAACAACGGAATATTCACCTACGATGCTAAACATTCCAAAGAGATCACCCTTCTAAGTAAAAACTTTGAAATAGAAATTATGATGGATAGTAATGCATTCCTAAACGAACATGATAAATACTTCTACTTAAATAAGTATAACCCTGTACACTTGGAGCTCCAAAATAAGggtataataaaatatgattTTATTTACGCCTGGTTATCTAGCTACTTTATCGATAGTCATAAGTATAAATTCTTTTACCCCTCTTTTTATATGTCCAAACAGTACGACAATTTTGATAATGGGTTATATGGGGTCAATTTTTACACCCCTCAAAATTATAGTTTCTTCGAGAGGGTACAAAGTAGTTATGCACACTTGGATAGTGGGAAGGGGGAAACGGATAGTGATGTACCACACAAGAAGGTAAGCCAGGGTATCCCCACAAAGATCATTCGTAACGATaataatttctccttttttgagCTAAAGACAACTCTACATAATGAGAACGTTGGAAAGGGGAGTTCTGGAAATATTCCAGGATATAATAGCAACAACGGGATGGAAGGCGGAAGTAAAGAAGGCAATTTCGCCTACGGTGCTGACATGAATTCGAACCACATGGGAAGTAAAGGTcctgaaaaagaagggggcaaggagaaaaatgctcATGATCCTTCAAATGCACCTTTATACCCCCCTGGTAATAAACAAGGTGCTAACAATAGGGACTCTAACATGAATGCCCAGACAGACAAGAGAGGAAATGACGTGACACATAAAAATGGTAACGTAAAAGAtgcgaagggaaaaaaaggtgctaaGAATGAGCCAAGCACAAGTGACACCGGTAGTTCCTATCTTGGCAGTGTCTTTGGATACgtgatgaaaataaaaaatatcatttaCGGTGATGAGGAAGATGCGTCTACCAGCGATAGTTCTCATAAAACTTCTGATAAGCGCCAAAATTCGAAGGTGTCACAACAAAGTAAGAACACGAATAGGAATCCCATATTTTCCAGTTTCACACCGGATAACGAAATCGTGCCCTCGAAAAAACCATCCAAAGAGGACACTCAAAAAGTGAAGGCAACCAACATATCGGAGGAAAACGTCCCTCCAGTGGAAGAccaagcaaaaaaagaatctcCCTCAATGGAGGAACCGAAGAAACACTCTAAAGAACCAACCACTGATCAGCCAATACAGCCCGTTCCAACCATGCAGCACGAAAATGATCAGCCGAAGCCCAAGGAATTGTCTGTGGAGGGGGTCTCCAATGTAGCAACAGATCAAGCAGCCATGTCGGGATATGCGTCCACACCAGAAGAGCATCCTCCTACAGCATATCCTTTCTTTCTAGTACAGGAGCCCATTCCTGCGCAAACAGCGGAGCCGGCCACCCAAAACACCTTTGACAGAAAATATGGCGAAGACATTGGGGAACAGTTGGAAAGAAAATCAAATGAATATTCCGACCAAAATCCGGAAGaatcaaatgaaaaaaagtacgacaaaaatggggaggactattttgaaaaaaaaacggaagagCATTTTGAAaacaaggaagaagaatcctttgaaaaaaaaatggaaactcAAGTGGAGGAAGTGGTATCCCACAAAATTTATGAGGACCCCTCCgacaaaaaaacagaagataTGAGTAAACTATATGAAGAACACAAATACGATTCGTTaatcccatttttgcataaaatatttcatgaTAAGACACTCCTATCGGATAAGTTTCTCAACAGTGACAATTACGATAAAGACGATTCTGATAAATCTTCCGTGGAGCGAAGCTCAAGTGATGATTCTAATGAAGATTCTTCTAGTTTATACCATCGATTTTCCTCCTTACGGCAAAGCAGCAAAAGGTTCGCAGGCAATTACACCGACACTGATAACATACTTGTAGGAGAAAACGTcgatgaaaatttaaaagacaaaatttatgaacAGCATGAAAATTTCCCAATATATGAAGAGATATTAAGAAGACACCCAAGTAGAATAATTGTGGGATTGCTCCAAGAGGGGGcacaaaatatgttcattctGGACTGGCTATATGGAGATAACATTCTATGCGTACTTAGATCCAGATTATACAAAGAGTTATATTACAATATGGTACGAAAAAACTATTTCACAGTTTTgaataaatttaaatttgGAAGAGATAAGGAATTGACCATTCTGTCTAGTGATCAAAATGGGGTAACCTTGAGTGCAGATTTTTATCCTCATTTTTCGGCCATAAAACTCTTTTTTAATGACAAAAATAGTGACAACTTTGAGAATGAACTTAAGTCGTATCTGTTGATTATTCACTATTTGCTAAATTCGGATAGTAGTCCTTGCAAGgattacaaaaatgttaaatatttttacaccaGAGATACGTTCAATGTGGCTCACTTAAACTTCCTCAGTGACAAACTACTTGCGCTACTCTCCGAGTGTGCCTTGGAAATTATGAATTGGGATATCCCCACAGGgataataagaaaaaatgaaaacgaaataaataGGACAATTTTCAGTAGAgccttaaaaaatgtgagcagAAGTGTACACCACTATGCGTTCAAATATAGAATGATAAACGGAAAGGATGCAGTTAAATTTGCCATGAGTAATAATACAATGATGGAAGATGATTACAACGTTAagtatgatttttttcttaacgtAACGTCTAGACTGTTCTATTTGCACGCTGTAGGTCTGGTCCATGGGAACATCAAGGCAGACAACTTCTTCATTCAGGAGAGCGAAGAGGATGATAAGCATGTAAAGGTCACTCTAAGTACATTTAACGACACTGTGGAGGAGGGCGGTTATGGAAATTTCAAAGGAAGTGCAATTTACGCAGCtccagaaaaattaaaatcgTACTTCAATACAATCGcgtataatttaaaaagtgatGCTTTTGCCATGGGATTGAGTTTAGCTACtatttttaccaaaaaaaattttgtcttGCAAAAGGTGGAAAGGAAGTTAACCTATCCTACGGATAAATACATCCTCAGTCTCATTAAGAGGAACCCCATGGTGTTGCTATGGATCAAATCGGTTAATCCATTTTTACGGAAAAGACTAAGTATATTTAAATTTAGATCCTACTTGAAGGTTAGTGTGCAAGAACTAGAGAGAAGACTTTCCGAAAAAAGTGTCTACAAATGGTTTAACGAcaaatttaaatttattaattacgaggaggaagacaacTTGCATGCTCTTTTTACGAAAgcggaagggaaaaatttatcCGGATTGAGCAACAACTCgtccaaaatgaaaacagaAGAACAGCACAACGACTTGGACACCTGTTTTTTTCGTTATACTCATGCATCGAacacagaaaaggaaggcgACACGCACTTTCTAAGGGACTCCTACTCCTTTGATATGTTCATGGGAGAATCTTCATCTAGTGAcgagaaggaaggtttttcattttatcaaTTTCCCATAGTGATAAAGCGTAGAGGAGCATCTACACGGGCAAGAGAACATAACGATGATAAGAACGATGGTAGTAGCGATGGTAGCAGTGAGGGTAGCACTGATGGTAGCAGCGAGGGTACTAGTGATGGTAGCGGCAAGTTTACTAGCGGGGGTAAAACAGTCCAAAGGAGGAAATCCTACTTTTCAAGCATTTCCAAGCACGACTTTGGGGAAAGTTCCAGCGAAACAAATAGGAAGTtctggaaagggaaaaaaagtgataaggaaaatatttacaaaataCCATTCGGTAAATATTTCCAACACGAAGTGGATTACTCCTCCCTAGATGCGCACAATAGGAAGAATTATATTAACGCATGTtaccattttaaaaatggacttGTAGGGACTGCCATGAAGACGCTGTCTATCGAACGTGAGGCTTATAGGGCGGACCTATTTGACATGTACCTACTTAACAAGGAGAAGTTAACCTATTTGGAAGACAAAGACgataatgtgaaaaatttaatgtcCATTTTACAAGGTTTTTCCAGTCCAGATTGTAAAGTAATATTGAACGAGCGAATATATGACAAATGGTACAGCGTTAGAAAGATGGTTCTTCTAAAAGCTTTGCTCTTTTATGGCTACTTTAGCCTCCACGAGAGATTATCATACGAATTTAAACTATACGAATTGCAGAATTTCCCCCTCAAGGAGGATAATAGTGATACTTTCGAAACAGTTGTGAAGAGATGCATGGAGAGGGCACACTTTAATGAATTCAGTAACTTACTCTTGGCTCAGTACCTCTATGATAATTACCACGAGGGGAATCAATACACGAGCATATTCATAAATTTCTACGCCGTGAACAAAACTGTGTATAATATAGACACTAATGGGGTAACTAATCTGATGAGGAGGTACATAAAACAAAGCCTTAGCAAAATTGACTTCAAAACTGCCgacaattttttacactatatgaagagaaaagaacTGCACAGGGATATAGACGTGATCGAATTGGCGCCagtaaaaatggacaagtCAAATTATCTCGACCTGTATGAACACAATGTCCCTCTTATAAATTCATTCGTCATAAAAATAGACAAATTTGTAATCAAAGATATGAACATAAATTTGGCCGTTCTTCTAAATAACACCTTTTGGGGGATGAAAAATAAGTGTAAGTGCGTCAACTATACTCATCTGCATGttagaagcagaagaagcaaCTTACCACAGGGAAATATAAGTGGAAAGCAAATGATAGATTTGCACAAACCCGTGGGTACTTTGCTGAGGGAAATTATTCCAAACAGTTTTGAGATGGAAAACAACCCAAATGATCTCCTCTCCTGGCGCAATTTCAAACCGAGCAATATCCACCTAGATGTTGTCCTTCGAAATAGTTTACACTTAATAGATAGAAGTACACTCATAGCTTGCTCGAAAAGGCTAAGTAAAGTGGCACCTATATATTCGCCAAACATTACAAGTTCGGACAAAAGCGAAATGATGAATATTAAAGTGGGACTGGGGTcatcaaaatatttttatttatccttTAATATATCTTTGCTTAGATCAAAGGAAATAAGTTTGAAGGAtctaatttattttatacacaAAAATTATAAGTCGCAACTTGACAAAAATGTCACGTACAGCAATGTAGGAGGAAAGAACAGACGGGGGATTTTCAACTGCCTTGCGGTGAGTGAACAGaacacctttttttacaataacgTCACAGGGAATCTGATCAAAGAAACTTCCCTCAATAGAGTCATCTCCGCTTTGTACAATGTTGACCTGATGGAGCCCTCTTACATTATTAAGGCCGCCCTCAATTATTACAAcaatagggggaaaaattccGTCTTGTTGAGCCTGGTAACTCTTTGTAATTCCGTTCGTgagagaaggaagggcaCTAATGGGAGGAAGTCGGAATTCGTTTTGGAACCGTCGGCTGGAGTGTATTCGGATGGGGTGGAGCGAACCGGAAACGGAGAACAGGTAGAACTGGAACGGACAGACGCGGAACGAATAAATGGGGAACACCAACACGATGAAACCACAGTTCTTAAACAGACAACTGATGAGTCCACATATGTGGAACCCCAACACAGTGAACCTACAACTGGTGAACACGCACAAGAGGAAATTACAAATGTTGGCCCCCCGAATGATGAACACAGGCATGATGTCCCCCCAGTTGTGCTCTCCCCAAACGAGTCGTCCTTtctgcaaaggaaaaaaaatgtcataaAGACAATCGATAAGGATGGTGCCTACCACTACGCAACCGTAGAGTGCCTGCATTTCTTACACAAAAAGgtcatcaattttttccatgaCAGTAATGTGACAAATGCGTTCGATCAGATAGCCATTCCTTCggagtacaaatatataaataaaaggaagcagttaaaaaatggcaatttCCAGTATAGTACAAAAACGATAAATTTTAACATCATTTCCAATGTGATGAATTTGCAACGTTATGAAAAGGAATTGTACACCTTGGCCGATTTTATGAATTTAATTATACAATGGTTGGTGGAGCAAGGACCGTTcgatattaaaaataaatgcaacTTTTTATCTTGTAGTAACCACAGATCACAATTCGGGATGGTCTTAAGCATAACCACAGAAAAGGGAGTCAAACATGTTCTatacaaaaatgatgaaggtCTCATGaaatttctcttttatgATATATTGAAAGATCACCAGTCAAGGCGTTACTCCCCCGAGCTTATAGCATCCGCAATTAAGTTATACAATTTGAAggtgaccttttttttaaggcatGAAATTGGCGGTATATTTCCAGACCTCCAAAGTTTGGTTAACCCTCTGGAAGAG ATGACCCCCCTTCCCCCATTCACCGACTGCCTAAAACAgttaaaggggaaaaatgtgaCCCTGTATGGGGACGAAGCAAACCAAGGAATGTACGTCTCCTTCATATTAGAATttgtaaataaaaacattatGTACAGAATGTCGAAGAATACgtttaacaaaataatatACTACTTTAATGACCAGGAAGTGAGCAAGAATGAGCAGTcaaatttacaaaaacatGTTTTGTCATCTATCCCCGAAATTGAGGACAAATTTCGGCATGTATTTTTAAGAGAGCTAAGTTACTATGTCAACATCCCCActgagttaaaaaaaggaaacaaatcaTTTTCGGTTACCATGAATGCAAAGTTTTACGAAATATTACGTCAGAAATGTAACATGCCTGAACGAAACTGCTTCTACGATGTTGAGGAAGTTCTTAGCAACGTTAACGGAACGTTTACGGAacccgttttttttgttaaaaat GTCATGAACTTTTTCctgagaagaaaaatccGTGCTGTTTTAAGCAGAATAAAGCACACCATAGTTAGTTAG